One Pyrococcus furiosus DSM 3638 genomic region harbors:
- a CDS encoding DUF835 domain-containing protein: MEKLANILAGLILIILGMLGILRAIMEYNLHKGPTKKLALTLAISFVFFGILGGIGALLTVINESAWAITAISVILGYLIIVSSVINVLSKLREKKSEEKPKEEKRALKLPIPHNILILNRNSALELLRALKEVPKLIITRIPPDEWPDVAYTEYIWLSRVEGPNSVSPTALHVIIERAKTFLDENSGGVIYVDGIEYIMLYEEFKSVAKFLLTLKDIAVVKEGHLILHVDPKTLEDHQMAVLEREFVKINVEETIEKIRGPTLFGALIEEKG, translated from the coding sequence ATGGAAAAACTTGCAAATATTTTGGCGGGTTTGATTTTAATTATCCTTGGCATGTTGGGTATCCTCAGGGCTATTATGGAATATAACCTTCACAAAGGACCTACAAAAAAGCTTGCTCTAACGCTTGCAATTTCCTTCGTTTTCTTTGGTATCTTGGGTGGTATTGGTGCCCTGTTGACAGTTATTAATGAGAGTGCATGGGCTATTACTGCTATCTCTGTAATTTTGGGCTATCTTATAATTGTATCTTCTGTTATCAATGTTCTCAGCAAATTAAGAGAGAAGAAAAGTGAAGAAAAGCCCAAGGAAGAAAAAAGGGCTTTAAAACTTCCAATTCCACACAATATCTTGATTTTAAATAGAAACTCAGCTCTTGAACTGTTGAGAGCTCTTAAGGAAGTTCCTAAGCTGATAATCACAAGAATTCCCCCCGATGAATGGCCAGATGTTGCATACACTGAATATATCTGGTTAAGTAGGGTAGAAGGGCCGAATTCAGTAAGCCCAACGGCTCTTCACGTAATAATTGAACGGGCTAAAACGTTCTTAGATGAAAATAGTGGAGGAGTAATCTATGTTGATGGAATTGAATACATCATGCTCTATGAAGAATTCAAATCGGTCGCAAAATTCCTCCTAACGCTTAAGGATATAGCCGTGGTTAAAGAAGGGCACTTAATTCTTCACGTAGATCCAAAGACTCTCGAAGATCATCAGATGGCAGTATTGGAGAGGGAATTCGTAAAGATTAATGTGGAGGAGACAATAGAAAAAATTAGAGGGCCAACTTTATTCGGAGCTCTAATAGAAGAAAAAGGGTAA
- a CDS encoding metallophosphoesterase family protein: MLIAHISDTHITNEVAFKAYAFDLIVNEINTRPFDLVIHTGDVTNNGLREEYEHASYLLKKIEKPLIVAPGNHDARNVGYELFERYIGPLFGVYEFKDGVIIWVDSTIPDLSDGRIGGYKFRWLKEKLEEYSNKKIKIAVAHHHLVPLPDTGRERNVLYNAGDVLDLLLSHDVTLYMCGHKHVPNVYRVEDLVVANAGCTSCRKTRKGDVNSYNIVKISEKGVKVVIRRVTGEEKGKEHVPIRPKIFVPRGRRIFRIVHLSESNVSDRKYFRKNVIENVVKAINEKYKPDLVIHCGDVVEKGIERFFDMAIDYYESIKSEKLVIPGHNDYTYLGPELFREYFGEPEIIELNDFVFIPLISAQYETPIGVVGRIGQKMLANLLEEYSEKFRVVVLHHNLVPIPRAKEIGYLEDAGNVLKIITDANTELVLTGHGGNSHAVKVESTPLVNAGSVSWELHRNPFGNSFNIVDIYEDMIAVFEIQATWGSRKLLGIWKIKGEVPW; this comes from the coding sequence ATGTTGATAGCTCACATAAGTGACACTCACATAACAAATGAGGTGGCTTTTAAAGCGTATGCCTTCGATTTGATAGTAAACGAAATTAACACTAGGCCTTTTGATTTAGTAATCCATACTGGAGACGTTACAAACAATGGACTTAGAGAGGAATATGAACACGCTAGCTACCTTTTAAAAAAGATCGAGAAGCCTTTGATTGTTGCTCCTGGGAATCATGATGCAAGAAATGTTGGATATGAATTGTTTGAAAGATATATTGGACCTCTTTTTGGAGTGTATGAATTTAAGGATGGAGTAATAATTTGGGTTGATTCTACAATCCCTGACCTTAGCGATGGACGAATTGGAGGTTACAAGTTTAGATGGCTAAAAGAAAAGCTCGAAGAGTACAGCAATAAGAAGATAAAGATTGCGGTAGCCCATCATCATTTAGTTCCTCTCCCTGATACTGGAAGGGAGAGGAATGTGCTATACAACGCTGGTGATGTTTTAGATCTCCTCTTAAGCCATGATGTTACCCTTTACATGTGTGGACACAAGCACGTTCCCAACGTTTACAGGGTTGAAGATTTGGTAGTGGCTAATGCTGGTTGCACTTCATGCAGGAAGACTAGAAAAGGTGATGTAAACAGCTATAATATAGTCAAGATTTCCGAAAAAGGAGTTAAAGTCGTGATAAGAAGGGTTACTGGTGAAGAAAAAGGGAAAGAGCATGTGCCAATAAGACCAAAGATATTTGTTCCCAGGGGGAGGAGAATCTTTAGGATAGTCCATTTAAGTGAGAGCAATGTTTCTGATAGAAAGTATTTTAGGAAAAATGTAATTGAAAATGTTGTAAAAGCAATAAACGAGAAATATAAGCCTGATTTGGTCATCCACTGTGGAGATGTTGTAGAAAAAGGAATAGAAAGATTCTTTGACATGGCAATAGATTACTATGAGAGTATAAAATCAGAAAAGCTTGTTATCCCTGGGCACAATGACTACACCTATTTAGGGCCTGAACTCTTTAGAGAATACTTTGGCGAACCAGAGATCATTGAGCTTAATGACTTTGTGTTCATTCCATTGATTTCGGCCCAGTATGAGACTCCTATCGGGGTAGTGGGAAGGATAGGGCAAAAGATGCTGGCAAATCTGCTAGAAGAATACTCGGAAAAGTTTAGAGTTGTCGTTTTGCATCACAATCTAGTTCCAATTCCAAGGGCCAAGGAGATTGGTTATTTAGAAGATGCGGGTAATGTACTTAAAATTATAACAGATGCAAATACTGAGTTAGTGTTGACTGGACACGGAGGGAACTCTCATGCAGTAAAAGTGGAAAGCACCCCCCTAGTGAACGCTGGAAGCGTAAGCTGGGAGTTACATAGGAATCCCTTCGGTAACAGCTTCAACATTGTGGATATATATGAGGATATGATTGCAGTCTTTGAGATACAGGCCACTTGGGGAAGCAGAAAGCTCTTGGGGATTTGGAAGATAAAGGGCGAAGTTCCATGGTGA
- the moaA gene encoding GTP 3',8-cyclase MoaA: MLIDKFGRPVTNLRISLTKECNLNCFYCHREGQQDGERTMTPEEIERIVRIASRLGIRNVKLTGGEPTVRPDIYEIIQRIRPYVVDLSMTTNGTTLYASAEKLKEAGLDRVNISLDTLDRKKYKMITGYDVLDQVLKGIRRATNLFYPVKLNMVVMRGINDDEIWDMIRFAGEVNAILQLIEIEVPREMENSQFFKDFFYPLKPLEEKFEKIAVEIRERKMHRRRKYFLPVDGKMVEVEVVRSMHNTTFCMNCTRLRLTADGYLKTCLLRKDDLIDILGPIRRGATDDELVKIFKRAVQLRKPYWIN; this comes from the coding sequence ATGCTAATTGATAAGTTTGGCAGGCCAGTAACGAACCTTAGAATCTCCTTAACAAAGGAATGTAATTTGAACTGCTTCTATTGCCATAGGGAAGGCCAACAAGACGGAGAAAGAACAATGACCCCAGAAGAAATTGAAAGAATCGTGAGGATAGCTTCTAGACTTGGGATTAGAAATGTTAAGCTAACGGGAGGAGAGCCGACTGTTAGACCTGACATCTATGAAATTATACAAAGGATAAGGCCTTATGTTGTTGACCTTTCCATGACAACTAATGGGACAACACTCTATGCAAGCGCTGAAAAATTAAAAGAGGCTGGCCTTGATAGGGTTAACATTAGCCTCGATACATTGGACAGGAAAAAGTATAAAATGATAACTGGCTACGATGTTTTAGATCAGGTTTTGAAGGGAATTAGGAGGGCCACAAACCTTTTCTATCCAGTAAAGCTAAATATGGTAGTTATGAGGGGAATAAACGATGATGAAATTTGGGACATGATTAGATTTGCTGGGGAAGTTAATGCAATACTTCAGCTTATCGAAATAGAAGTTCCCAGGGAAATGGAGAATTCTCAGTTCTTTAAGGATTTCTTTTACCCTTTAAAGCCATTGGAGGAAAAGTTCGAAAAGATTGCAGTGGAAATTCGGGAGAGAAAGATGCATAGAAGGAGAAAATACTTTTTACCAGTTGATGGAAAGATGGTTGAAGTTGAAGTCGTTCGATCAATGCACAACACAACCTTTTGCATGAACTGCACTAGGTTGAGACTAACGGCAGATGGTTACCTAAAGACCTGCCTGCTGAGGAAAGATGACTTGATTGATATATTGGGCCCCATAAGGAGAGGAGCTACTGATGATGAACTTGTCAAGATATTTAAGAGAGCTGTGCAACTTAGGAAGCCCTATTGGATTAACTGA
- a CDS encoding tRNA (guanine(37)-N1)/4-demethylwyosine(37)-methyltransferase Taw22 has product MPAVKVPKKDAKRVLEQLKVLGIFDGKRRPLRDEKYVYFPILDKDKAESLGFEVVNLEAPLRPDRQIYKNLEDLLPKDLASKIGRLDIVGDIAIITLPDEVLPRVEEVAKAIKTLYPEVKVIARRGFHEGEFRVRNLEVVWGENRLVTIHKENGVLIKVDLSKVFFNPRMKGERYRIAKLVKDGEKILVPFAGVLPYPLVIAKFRNVEITAVELNPYAVSLGMENIELNKNRLKGKIKLIHGDVFEVLPKLGTFDRVISPTPKGVDALEITLSKAEKFLHYYDFVHEGEIEVFKRRIVEMCRELGKDCNVKVKKVSDYKPHIYKVCADIEIKQ; this is encoded by the coding sequence ATGCCTGCAGTGAAAGTTCCTAAGAAAGATGCAAAGAGGGTATTAGAACAACTCAAAGTCCTGGGAATATTTGATGGAAAAAGAAGACCTCTAAGAGATGAGAAATACGTATACTTTCCAATCCTTGACAAGGATAAAGCGGAGAGCCTTGGATTTGAGGTTGTAAATTTGGAAGCCCCTCTAAGGCCAGATAGACAAATTTACAAAAACTTGGAGGATTTACTTCCAAAGGACTTGGCATCGAAGATTGGGAGGCTCGACATAGTTGGGGATATCGCCATTATTACTCTCCCAGATGAAGTTCTACCAAGAGTGGAGGAAGTTGCAAAGGCTATCAAAACGCTTTACCCTGAAGTTAAGGTGATTGCAAGGAGAGGTTTTCATGAGGGGGAGTTTAGAGTTAGAAATTTGGAAGTAGTTTGGGGAGAGAATCGGCTTGTAACCATTCATAAGGAAAATGGCGTTCTAATTAAGGTTGATCTTTCAAAAGTTTTCTTTAATCCCAGGATGAAAGGAGAGAGGTACAGGATAGCCAAACTTGTCAAAGATGGGGAAAAGATATTAGTCCCTTTTGCGGGGGTTTTGCCTTATCCTCTCGTAATTGCAAAGTTCAGAAATGTTGAGATAACAGCCGTAGAGCTTAATCCTTATGCGGTTTCCCTGGGAATGGAAAACATAGAGCTTAACAAGAACAGACTGAAGGGCAAGATTAAGTTAATTCATGGAGATGTCTTTGAAGTTCTTCCCAAGTTGGGGACCTTTGATAGGGTGATAAGTCCCACTCCCAAAGGTGTTGACGCTTTGGAAATAACTTTATCAAAGGCTGAGAAATTTTTACACTACTATGACTTTGTTCATGAAGGAGAAATTGAGGTCTTCAAAAGGAGAATCGTTGAGATGTGTAGAGAGCTTGGAAAAGACTGCAACGTTAAAGTGAAGAAAGTTTCTGATTATAAGCCCCATATATACAAGGTTTGTGCGGACATAGAGATTAAACAATAA